Genomic segment of Xenopus laevis strain J_2021 chromosome 4S, Xenopus_laevis_v10.1, whole genome shotgun sequence:
gtcatgtgacagaaatgacatcaaggatataatttacaagatattcatagcttttgtgtattatatatatatatatatgtttaaaggagaaggaaaggttaaaactaagtaagccttatcagaaaggtccatctacatataccagtaaacccccaaggtaatgctgctctgagtcccctatcaaaagaaacactgcatttctttccttctattgtgtacacatgggcttctgtatcagacttcctgccttcagtttaaacctcattgccctgggcaagagcatgctcagtttgctcctttcccccgccccctcccttctctgctgtaatccgagcccagagcagggagagactcaggcaggaagttatgtcacaccagttaatactgcagctcctatcctaaacaaacagagagtttctagagctgtttactcaggtatggtaaaacattctacagaataaatattgcattctagcttgcactattgcagctaatctattgccaataaaatggctctgtagctttccttctcctttaaacctcaaattcagactctaatcccctgttttgttcacacttgtgacacctctattgtttatatcctaaagggctgtactgttcacacccaagacccagactgaaactgccaacaTTGTTCACCTgctcacactttattcaaaatgcttgcccagtgctgcttgtgtgtgccattctctgcttgcccagtgctgcttgtgtgtgccattctctgcttgcccagtgctgcttgtgtgtgccattctctgcttgccctacaccagggatccccaacctttagaacctttgagcaacattcagaagtaaaaggagttgggaagcaacactagcatgaaaaatgttcctggggtgccaaataagggctgtgattggccatttagtagcctctatgtggattgtcagcctacattgagggtctgtttggcagtgcacctggttttatacaatcaaaacttgcctccgagtctggaattcaaaaataagcacctgctttaaggccactgggagcaacatccaaggggttggtgagcaacatgttgctcacgagctactggttggggatcactgccctacactATCTGTGGGATGTAaacctgttaggggtttgttcttggggtttgttagcatttggaaattgttgttaagggcccctaaggtgtttaagcATGTATTGGGgagttgttgtattatccacaggggaggatgaggcatatgaatttaagggtatgtttttaacatgacttcaattttcacatatgagtgatgatggatttccctgcagtgagcaccaaccatttggttttttggtgtgctaccaccgttaatgtggatatgatcttaaaagttattgtggtaacatgggtgtggtttacagtaggtgtggtttaaaagggggattgaccaacactgacttccattatcggccctccaccacataggccagtaaaattttggctctctgtaccacagaagttggacagcactgatctaattCATAATATACCTTAGCTTATGCATTGGTAATTCGTATTATTAACATAAAACATTGTTTCCATATAATTAAAATGTGGTTTTCTGCAACTCCACTCCATTTGCTTAATAATGAGAAATTATTGTTCTAATCAGTACTTCTGGCAGCATGCTGAGAAACACTCTATGTTGCCttctaaatgaaataataataaaaagcagtgGCAAAATTTGCTCCAGAGCAGTAACCCGTAACAAGCCATAAGTGATTTATCATTATTCATCCTGCATTAGATCGATTGGCAAAATTTGCCCAAGGACAGTTGTCTATGGCAACAAATCATCTTCACATAAGCATGTCCGTTCATCAATGTTTGTTGACTGTTGTGAGCTTTTCAACACATGCATattctagagcagtgctgtccaatttctgtggtaccgagggccgaaatttttctggcctacatagtggaggcaAGAACACTGTATCACAGAGTTGTGAGGGTTTCCAAAAAATGAAGAAGtcagatgtaaaaagtaaaaagtctttattaggacatggagacctaacgcgtttcgtgcctgtatgggcacttactcataggctgagggccaataatggaagaccgtgttggccactccctgttttaaaccacacccatgttaccacaataccatgtccacattagagatgcaccgaatccaggattaggccgaatccttctgcccggccgaacagaatccaaatctgcaaatgcaaattagtgttggggagggaaatcgtgcgactttttgtgtcaaaacaaggaagtaaaaaatgttttccccttcccacccctaatttgcatatgcaaattatgatttggattcggttcggtattcggccgaatctctcgcacaggattcgggggttaggccgaacccaaaatagtggattcggtgcatccctaacattaattgtggtagcacaccaaaaaaccaaatggttggtgctcactgcaggggcATCACTTATCaaacatatgtgaaaaaagttgtcatattaagacatacccttaaatccatatgcctactcttccccttggataacactgcacccccagcaaatgattaaacaccttgggggggggggctaacaatttattttcaaatgccaacaacccccagaacaaataccaggcttatgttccacaggcagagcagggcacagacaGGCAGAGAGGGGCACACAttgggagcataaggaaggcagaacagagcaagagtcaggaccactctaaaatgtaccacaggtgaacaatgtgggcagtttcagtctgggtctcagatgtgaacagtacaggggctttaggatatgaacaatagaggtgtcacaagtgtgaataaTGATGGGTAATCACTggtgtgaacaatataggggattattctgaatttgaggtttaagcaatgtaggggccagttaatctctgtagtgataacaTTTAAAATTTACACGTgggcaggtaggtggggggggggccacacaagggggggccgccagttggacagaccTGTTCTGCAGTATTAATGCTTAATTGCTCTGAGCTCTAACACCTATACTAAGCTAATTATTTTCTACACTGGAATGAAAATAAACTGTTAAATGCAAATGTATGTAAGACCATAcagtaaaaatacacattttttctaGATATAATTGTTAACTggcaattattatttaaataaacatcaagccaaatacttacatttttaatAGTAATAAAATCTTTTTAAGGCTGCTGTTACAGGTCATATTGAACctagccgcccccccccccccttgtttagCTGAGAGAAACCTTGACATACCAGCACAATATATCCAAATGTCAGGATGGACAATGCATTACAGCCCATTGTGATCACTACATGCACTGGACAACAGAGGGAAAGCTCAAATACCAATTAGGTTAAAAAGAGGAACTATTGTCAGTTGTTACATAAAAATGCAATACGTCCCAAATACTAGGAAATAAATTAGTAATTATTctgcaaaaatataataattccctttgtttaaaaaaaaagcacatagaCCATATAGCttgagagaaataaaataaaagattttgcttTCAAAATCGAATCATTACCAGAAGCCAAAGCATGCCCATAACTGACTGCACCTTCCTGGGCTGCAGGCAGTCCTGAAAAGGCATCTGATGGAAAGTGCCTATCAGAATCCTAGTTTGATTTGATCTCTAAATAGAACAGCAGATTTACAGAGGCTCAAATGCACTTTCTATGAAACAGAATACAGTGGAATATGACAAGCTTATCAAAGAGCCCCTCGTAGAGTCTGATTGAATCATTGAATATCTACTTGATATTCCAAACGATGAAAGAACTTTAAAGACTGTAGAGAGGCATGCAAGaaatttttttctgctgaaagtGCCTTCAAACTCAACAGTCTCTGCCCTTATTGAATACCTTAAATGAAAGATAACTGGCACAAAAATTTTGTTAAATGAAGAAAACATCCCCAGTTTTTAGTCTCTCTATATAATAAATCTTACAAGGATGTGCATTTGATCATACACTGTAATGGCAGAGTTGCAGACTGTCATCACACAATATTGAGTGTTAGTAACCAAAACATATGCAGAGTTAAGTTTCCTAAACAAAAGTCACATACCTCTTGAAAGTTATGTTGGGTGAACTTATCTGCGATCCTCAACAGTTCTCGGCATGAGTGAGTGTCGGCAAAGGCTCGGATACCCAAGCAATTGGATGGGTCAAGCTGCCTCTTTAAAAACTCACAGCAGGCTTCTTGAATCTCTGCAAGCTGAAGGAGACAAGCAGCCGGTAGCAAGGTTTGTACATTTCCCTCTTCCACTGTAATTTGTGAGGTGTATGAAAAGTCAATCAGCAGTTCCATGGCTCGTTCATCAATGTCCCGAATAACTACTTCGGTCTGGCGACTCTCTGCCAACTCGCCTGTGAACATTGCCCGAAAGTATGGGCTACAAGCTGAGAGGATGACACGGTGGGCATAGATTTTCTTGGCACCTACCACAAGGACTACATCACAAAGCTCTCTATGTTTGCGCAAGAGATTGATGACCTCTAGGGTCTGTCTTGGGTGTTTGTCCGAGACATAAGGCATGCGAGCAGGCTGAGGAACCCCCTCTGGTAATTTATTGGGGTCTCCCAGGGTGCAGCGACTTGTGACATCCATTCCAGTCTCCCCAGGGCGAGTACTAAGACACCTGTGGATTGAAgaacaaagaaaagaaaggcaaTTAAACTAAGTCTAATGAAAAGCATGGGTTCTTATTCTACTAAATTACACAGTATTCGACTTGTGCAATCAAATATAGTGTTTATTGTGTGCAACAAACATATTTACTTTTGATTAGTATAGCTTTCAAtcaaaaactaattttaaaagaTACAGGTAATTAAAGTCAAATCCCAGGAGTGAAATACTGCTGTTTAACACATTTTGTTCTCCTCCAACAATTAATGATCAATATTTCTAAATGAGTTAAACACCCTATATGTTTCTGGATGTTGCTGTATTTTTGTTGCCGACTAGCTTTCAACCAGTTCTTCCAGGAACTGATACAGCTATAACAAGACCAGGCATAAGCCTCATAGCGTgctaaaaaatgaatgaaaaaaaaaaaaagtttaatgctGCATAAGGTAGTTCAAAAAAATATTACGTGGGTATTTAATAATTATGCAAAAAGtgtgtttttagttttattttaagattgatttttaaaataaaacgtCAACTTTAAAAAGACAACATTGCAATgctaaacaaattttttttttttacatatatcttattaacatttcatttatatatatatatatgtaaccctgCCCTGGATTAAGAGTATACCTCTTACAATACTTAAAGACACACATTCTTGTTCTCAGTCAAGTAATTATATTTTCTGGATTTTCTAGAGATAAGTTGCCCAATGGCATGTTTCTCAAAATATTCCTATGTTCAGTATTTCACAAGAAAAAATACCCTTTACCAGGCTAGAAGATCCGGCATCGCTCTGTCTTTGACTATGTCTTCTTAGTATGACTGCTGCTGAAATCAGCAGGGGGTGAGAGGAATACTGTACAAGTTCTTGCCTGCAGTGGCTCTCATTTCAATAATCGAACAGCTGCAAACTGAAACAAGATCTGAAGCTAGCAGCAGAGAGACTTGGCAATTTCCTGTAATTTGCAGGTCtaaagaaacaatttaaaatgtCTTAGGATTTCATTGTGTGTTTGCAAAGGGAGGGTTCTATAAATAGGTCAATATTTCAAAGAAATGCAATGGGATCAGATACACAGGTGAGTTTATTTTCTGACAATCACCCTTTTTTTCTTTACTCATTGTGGGTGGTTAGTGGAAGATATATACCTCCATAATGGATGGAGTGCTTTAGTAGAGCAGACTAGCCAAGGTTTTTGGTGCCACGTTTTGTATAAAATATGACCACTTATGTGGTCTGATTAACTTTGCAGCAATTAATGTTGGTACAGCTATGGCATCCCTTATCTGTAGACACATTACacagaaagctatgaatatcGGGCAGGCAATCGCCAATATAATCCAACCAAAAGAATGCTTTAATTCTGATTTTGAAAAATTccctttctctgaaataataaaaaaacagcaaattgtaCTTGCTGATAACTACTCTGCATGAATccctattggtggcaaaacaatcttgtttggtttatttcatgtttacttttttagcagaaggtatggtgatacaaattatgaaaagatcccttatgaACTGACAGTTCTTTCAATAAGCCAAAATACATCAAGTTTGACTAGCAACTTGTTGCATTAGAAGGATGCATGATAAAGAACTCTTTGAACAGTTCAGGTTTCATTGACAAATACCCTCATTACTTGGCTTTCTTACCTCCGCATTGGTTTTCTGTCCATGCACAGTGAAGAGAATCCTTCATGCCAAATTCAGCCTCAGCAGCTGATAGGGCAGAAGCTTTAAGTCTTCCTCCAATGGACGGAAGCTTCTGGGAACAGAGCTTTGGACTCATTCACACTTCCTGCACTCTGTTGTTTCTGGGGAAAAGTGATGCATTTGTGGTAAGACGAACACctgaaaagaaaataagaattgTGGAATTAGaacacaataaaatacaatatttttcaaaattttctctAGCATTGTCTTTCTTACCCAGGATGACTCTGTCTCTAACTGTCCTTGACAAGAAACAGGTGAATGTAACACATGGGCTTTTAAATAGGTTTTTGATGGCTTCCTCTGTCACTTCCTTATTTTCCTTTTGTGCTTTTTTCTCCATTTATCTTTCCCTATTTGTgttataatgaagaccaattgataagtttttataacatactaaaagttaacttaaaggtgaaccacccaagtactttttaaaaatgtggttgtTTCCATCCGTATTGACACTATATCAGTACAACATACAAGAGAAATGTAAATACCTATTTAGATAATCACAGCAATATAGCAAACAAAGTTCACACAATGTACTGTTACAACTTAGAGGTAAGAGAGTTATTATGGTTATAATCCTAGCCGAATActgacaataataaaaaaaaaaacaattgaagcaATGAATTTTAAGATGGCTGCCCAACTTCAAAGTGCTGTATAAATTTTGAGAAAATAACACAAGTTAGGGATGACAActtattttttaaacacaattaaaATCCTCACACTgcttgattaaaggaaaactatacccccaaaatgaatacttaagcaacatatagtttatatcaaattaagtggaatCAAgcttgaataaatatttaagtaaatattgcccttttacatcttgtGCCTTGAAccgatggtctgtgtgctgcctcagagatatgaccagaaatactacaactctaacaagaagaagtgtggaagcaaaagacagaacgctgtctgttaattggctcatgtgacctaatatgtatagTTTgtctggtatgtttgtgtgcaccgtgaatcatacgatcccagggggctgtccttattttttaaaatggcaattttctatttatgatcacccatagataggcacatactactaataaacacattattgtgaaaatggtttatttacactgaactgctccaTGCTAAATTTGTACAAGCAACATGTTGAATTGGACTCTTTTAAAAAGGGGTTCAATTCCTTCTTTTAAACATTCTGAATGTATGAACCTATTTCATACAGAGATGAGTTTCATCTGTACGTGTTTGATAATTCTTTCGGGTTAGGttattttttccccttaattGTAAATGTCATGACATCTGAGCTTGTAGTAAGAGAGGAAAGTTTGCTCCAGCGAGTGATCAAACGACATTTCCAGCTAGAAACTGGCTATAGAAGCTAGAGACAAAAATGACATAAAGGACTACATAATGCATAGTTTTAGTCATTGTTAttggaaaaatatgcaaaaaacacAACACTGTATCACGCACAAGACATCTGAGCAACATGTGATGGAGCTGAAAAGATTTCTATGACGCATGCCTTTCTTACTGTGTCTGGGGAAAGCAAATATTAAGAAGCACAAAGGTTTGACTTATAACTGAACAGCACGACTAATGAGCAATACTATGGCTGCCAGAAGTGCCTGGCATATATTACTGCTCCTGCCTTTTTGCTATCTCAGCTGTCTGGAGCTAATGATCACTACTAAACAGCAGCTGAGCAATCCACTCTGAAGGCTTGGTGTGGAAACCAGCCTTTTCCTTTCCTTACAGTTCTTGCTTTTATTAATATTGCTAATTGTTTCTACATAGCATTAACTCCTTTGAAGGTCAACAGGttggtgttttatttgtttgtattactgtaatcatttatacagtatactacAAAAATCTGAAGGGCTCCTTCATCTAAAAACTTAAATCTGCAGACAGTAGATCTTATTAAAGCCATTCTGACgccgaaaaaaatattttttgtcatcTCCCATTGTGTTGGCAccattatttgcttttaaactatgtagtaaaaacatttacaatataaGCTCCATTACCAGAACGATGCGACTGAAAATTACTTCAATGCGGCAGCCATCTTCCCTCTTCACTACCGGCTACTTAGTACACGCCTccggaccaaaaaaaaaaaaaaaaaaaccccagccaATCGTAATACCCGGTGATTCCGAACCCTAGCTGCCCTTTCTGCCTCAGGCGCgtctgacgtcatcgcgcagcgTGTGATCACCAGCCAATAACAATCGCCAAATACTATTGCTTGATACTGTAGTATGCGAAATAAGACATATTCCATCATTACAAATAACTTacacagtcagtcagtcagtaatGTAATATTGCTGGGTTGGCACAGCGCATTAAAGTCACGTGATTCTGCATGTCACGTGACGTGAATGTGATGCATAATCAGCGGAACTATGCCTCTTAGTTTGTGTTTCCATGTGGAAGGTAATTTCCGGAACActtcaactcagctcgctgttgCTATGACAACTTGTTGCAACCACAGACTTTGTTTTTGTAGTCTGCAGAGCATTACCTGAACAGGCaagtttaaaggaatgacagattctactactactactactaatggTGACTTGCAGCCCTTTTAACGACAGGGCTATTTAACACTCAAGCTCTTCCTTATTCTTGTGCcttaatgatgtgcaagttaggtgTTGGGCTGGGGGAGGCCACACACACTGACCAAACGACAGTACTTTATACTTGGTCGGTCTGGTGACcatagtgtgagtgtatgtgaTAGGGATCCTTGAATTAAAGGGTCAGTGCACCgtagagttaacttttagtgtgttatagaatgaccagttctaagatTTGTCttgattattcatttatttatttatttttatagtttttttaattatttgcattcttttgACCCTTTCTGGCTTTCAAGTTTTCTTTCTGCTCtattttttatcactcatctttctgttcaggtcctctactactgatattccagtctcttgttcaaatcagttactacggtaatttggaccctggcaaccagattgctgaaagtgcaaaccggaaagctgctgattaaagtataaataataacagatgctaaaaaatgaaaaccaattgcaatttgtttcaCAATATCATTCTTGTCATAAGTAGGGACATATGAGCTCTGGTGCAAATTATGCAACTGGACCAAGCTACCCACAATTTGTTAGAGGCCCACTATCCACTCATGTGCCTCAACCTTTgcatatatacttttattttagaCTGGCATCATTATATGGCAGGTTTCTTAAATTCCTATTAGGAAAAATTCTATGTGCATATAGGTTCTCCTGGTGTTCTGGGCTAGCATCCATGGAATTCTTTATGCAAGAGACTCCATCCTTCAGACATTATGCTATAAAACTAAGGCTTCATGATCAGAACAGTGATACTTTGTCTTCTGAATAGTTCTGAAtatagccaaaaaatgtaaatattattctAGCTCTATAGACTGTACTAATAATAATTTCACATTCATACTTTGGGTAGGGCAAAATACCATGCGTTTTTGATGACAACAATGGTGTTGAAGATCCCACACCTTttgaaaatgcactttttttctgaTAGCAATAGATGAATTTAAAGCACTGCACTGCAAGTAACAGAAGTAAAAGATAATTCTGCAAATGGAAACTTTATACGCCGCACCTACTGTCAACCCAGTACTGGAGTGTGCATTGAAGGATGATTTACAAGCTTTAAAGATGTTGTTTGAAGATGCCCCTGAACCTGGAAAAGGGAGAGCAACAGATCTACTCCTAAAAAAGGATTTGATGGGAAGAAATGTCTTGTTTCCAGCTTGCATTCTGGGTCGATGTGAAATAGTTAAAGAATTGATCAAATATGGTGCAAATTTAAATTCACGAACATCTAGAGGTGAGAAGTTTCATTTTCTTGCATACACACAATGGAAATAATTTCTGCTGTTATATTCTTACTTCACTTCAACATATGTGTGCTTGTGGGttccacatacaggtatgggacctgttatccagaatgctctgggcctgagGTTTACTCTCCTTGCAATTTTTTGCTGGATGCTCATGAGGACTCATATTAGCAGTAATTGCACAAAACGACATTGTACATACAGCCATACATCATACTGCAGCagtcttcaaaaatatattttttatgtaaaccTTAACCATTTTTCAAACTGAGAAAACACAGTGTTTGTGCTTATTTTCAGGCTATTCACTGCTGCATTGTGCTGCAGCTTGGGGCCAACTGGACATGTTAAAAACCCTAATAGAATTGGATGCTAATGTAAAAGCTTGCAACTTCTGTAATGAAAAGGCGTATGAAATAGCAGTTCGATACAATAAAACTGAATGTGCAGATTTCCTGGCCTGGGCTGGTAAGAAAACCTTTTACTGTTTGATCATATCGCAAAATTCCTATGAATAGTCCATTCTACTTATAATGAATAATAAGAagaagtgatgagtgaaattgttTGCCAGGTTTCAcccaaaaaattgttgtgcgtcaaaattagtcacccatagacttcaatgcatttaaaaaaaaaaattcactcatttttGACACACTGTAAAACGCTGCAGCCAAATCGAATTGAGAAATAGGTGGATTCTGtggaatttggctaaaaatggtTAGGTACTACCTAGTGGGAATCAATTACTGTTTTAACTGCTCTAAAATCCTGAACAAAGTGCAACACATTCTTGTAgagcttttttctttcttcatatatgtgtatgtaattTTCCTGACACACAAAAAGGGACTGATGACTACAGATTTTCTGACCCTCTTTTACTAAAGTTAATCATTCTACGCAAGTGCATACCATTTCAGTTACAGTTTCGTCTCACAGGAAAAGTCATTAAAATGCTAAGGCACCATACCTACCATGCATCAAGTAATCCCCATAAGGGATTCCGAACTACAGTGTTTACCTCTGGACATATTTTATAGGCTGGTACCGTCCTGCCTGGTAGCATCTTTTTGTAAAATGTCATTGGTGTACCATAGTACAACACCCAGactttttatttagtttaataaAGTACAAAAATTCGGACTCTGTACTTCATTGTACTAGTTTAATTTTGCTTTTAAGTAACATttaggagcccatttacttagctcgagtgaatagaagaaaaaatacttcgaatttcaaatgatttttttggctacttcgaacatcgaatgggctacttcgactacgactcgaactaaaaatcgttcgattattcgaccatttgatagtcgaagtactgtctctttaaaaaattcttagaccccctagttcgccacctaaaacctaccgaggccaatgttagcctatggggaaggtccccataggcttcctaagcattttctgatcgaaggaaaatccttcgatcgatggattaaaatccttcaaatcattcgtaGGAATAGCGccaaatcctttgacttcgatattcgaagtcgaaggatttacattcgccagtcgaatattgagggttaattaaccctcaatattcgaccctatgtaattCTGCCCTTTTatcactttttctttctttttactttagCTCCATTAACTTTGTAAGATGAAGTTCCTCTCAATATATTAGCTTAGGTTAGCATTGACTGATTTCCTGTTAACTCCTTTTATGTTCCAGTACAGCAAAGTGTTTTGCTCCTAACCAGTGAATACCAGGGCCAATATTTAACCCATGTGGCCAtatgttaataaatgtgccctttaaaaattttttttttttaaatctgaatataaaaaacttgatagaataccttgaatttgtaaATTTACATTGGAAAAACGTCTACTGACTAC
This window contains:
- the ankrd45.S gene encoding ankyrin repeat domain 45 S homeolog (The RefSeq protein has 3 substitutions compared to this genomic sequence): METLYAAPTVNPVLECALKDDLQALKMLFEDAPEPGKGRATDLLLKKDLMGRNVLFPACILGRCEIVKELIKYGANLNSRTSRGYSLLHCAAAWGQLDMLKTLIELDANVKACNFCNEKAYEIAVRYNKTECADFLAWAEAKLELKMYISFVQQSFTDLEKTQGKLNKEYKHQTMAACKSKNDWLEHTKNPTTHDFVEQKLQLEAIMQTILSKLNTTPDSGKSTSKS
- the ankrd45.S gene encoding ankyrin repeat domain 45 S homeolog isoform X1 — protein: METLYAAPTVNPVLECALKDDLQALKMLFEDAPEPGKGRATDLLLKKDLMGRNVLFPACILGRCEIVKELIKYGANLNSRTSRGYSLLHCAAAWGQLDMLKTLIELDANVKACNFCNEKAYEIAVRYNKTECADFLAWAEAKLELKMYISFVQQSFTDLEKTQGKLNKEYKHQTMAACKYKNDWLEHTKNPTTHDFVEQKQQLEAIMQTILSKLNTTPDSGKYTSKS